In a single window of the Osmerus eperlanus chromosome 4, fOsmEpe2.1, whole genome shotgun sequence genome:
- the micos10 gene encoding MICOS complex subunit MIC10, giving the protein MSEKELGKKLDQCIADSVVKLGAGLGLGIVFSVVFFKRHTWPIAFGLGGGLGMAYSNCQNDLRSQYLQHRTKEQ; this is encoded by the exons ATGTCTGAAAAGGAGCTTGGAAAGAAGTTGGACCAATGCATTGCAGATAGCGTGGTCAAACTTG GTGCTGGTCTGGGCCTTGGAATCGTATTTTCAGTCGTATTCTTCAAAC GACACACATGGCCAATTGCATTTGGATTAGGTGGGGGCCTTGGGATGGCCTATTCAAACTGCCAAAATGATTTGAGATCCCAATATCTACAACACAGAACCAAG GAGCAGTAA